The DNA region TTATCTCTGAGTTGGGTATCACGAGGAAGGTGTTGTTGGTAGTGAATATCTTGGTGTAACGTATAGTGACGTCGTCGACGAATCCCTTCTGACCAGTGTCAACTAGCTCTATCATGTCGCCTATCTCGTAGGGCTGGTCACCTAGGACGAATATTCCGTTTATTATGTCTCCGACGAGGGGCGCGAGTATTATACCTAAGACCGCCGAGAAGACCGTCGCAGTCAGAAAGACAGAGGTGAGTGAGATTCCAAAGGCTATCCTCGCCGCGGTTATGACCGAGATCGCAATTATCGAGTACCTCACGAGACGCAGAGTCGTCTTGGCTATGCTCTCACGCTGAACCCACGAGTAGACGGGACGTCCGAGGAAGCTCACAGCCGTCTTCGAGAGCCTGTATCCTATGAGGATGACTACGACGCCTGCGACTAACTCGGGAACCCTGTTGACGACCCAGTCGACGAACTCGGTCATCTGTGCTTCGACGTAGGACTCTACCTCCTCCCTCAGACTCGCCATGTACTAAGATCGACCGTCAGTGGATTAGTGCTTTCGGTGATCTTTTGCCTCTCTGTTTCCAAGACGGTCTGATGAACTGTGTTACTTTTAAGAAAGTCCTCGAAGATCTCGGCGACAAGTACGACCCGACTGTCGAGAAGAGAGACGCGTGGAATGTGGTACTTCGGACGGTACTCTCACAGAACACCACTGACGATAACTCGCGTGAGGCGTACGAGAGTCTCGTCGAGGAACACGAGACATCCGACGAGATACTCGACGCCGACGCCGAGGAGGTCGAGGAACTCATACGTCCCGCGGGTCTCGCTTCCTCGAAGTCGGAGTACATACGTAACGCCGCACGTCACATAGCCGACGAGAGAGACGGTAAGACCGACTGGATAGCCGAGGCTGACGAGACTGACTTCGACGACGTGTACGACGAACTAACGAGTATCAAGGGGATAGGACACAAGACTGCGGATGTCGTTCTCCTCTTCTCGTCGGACGCCAGTATCTGCCCCGTCGACACGCACGTCCAGAGAGTCACTAGCCGTCTCGGTGTCGCCGACGGTCTTTCGAGACGTAAGACGCGCGACCGCCTCCTCGACCTACGTGACGACTGTGGTCTCGACCTCAGGGAGGCACATCTGTCTCTGATACGCCACGGACGTGAGGTCTGTACTGCGAGGTCGCCGTCGTGCGGTGACTGTCTCGTGTCCCAGAAATGCGAGAAGGTCGGCGTAGAAACTAATTAGATTATATCATATCTCAGTTCCGAACCTTCTGAGGAGCATCTCAGCCTGCTGCTGATCGCTCTGGAACTCCTTAGTGTCGAGGACGTTCCTCTCTAGCTTGTTACGTGCGAGATGTATCGCGTGTTCGGCACCGTATCCCTCGCCTGTTCCGGCGAACTGTCCCTTGTCGGTGAAGAGGCGGAGACGTGCGAGTATCAGGGGACTCCCTCTGAGCTGTTCCTTGTGCTTGTGGAGGTCGACGTGTGCTTCGAGAACCTGCATCTCGGAGTACTTGTCGGAGACGTTCTCTATGACGTTGACGACGTCGCTTCTCGTCATGTCGTCGAGGAGGTCTATGTTGGCTATCCTGACCTGCATCTGTGTCTCCTCTTCGAGCGACAGCGCCCGGAGTACATCGGTCTTCGTGAGAATTCCTTCTGTCTCTCCGTCCTGAGTCACGACGAGAGACGAGTACCCCATCTCTAGCATCTCGTCGACTGCCTCGTTGACGTCGGTCTCGGGGGTCGTCGTCGCGACGGGGGAGCTCATCACGTCGTACGCGGGTAGGTCGAGCATTCTGTCCTCGCCGCCCT from Candidatus Afararchaeum irisae includes:
- a CDS encoding mechanosensitive ion channel family protein; the encoded protein is MASLREEVESYVEAQMTEFVDWVVNRVPELVAGVVVILIGYRLSKTAVSFLGRPVYSWVQRESIAKTTLRLVRYSIIAISVITAARIAFGISLTSVFLTATVFSAVLGIILAPLVGDIINGIFVLGDQPYEIGDMIELVDTGQKGFVDDVTIRYTKIFTTNNTFLVIPNSEIRKRDVNNYSAEDLRTRQETDVTVSYESDIKKAREVMTESARSMPEVISTHGDVRIGNAEYPLEPRCLVSEFADHGVRLTLMYWLRDPYYIRKVESEINRRIRREFEKNDIDIPYPHSHLIIDDERNSVSLRTQSEKAESEMKTEAETEAETEAETETESHVSVHESESESDP